Part of the Niallia alba genome is shown below.
AAGAGTGAAACGATGGCTACGGCACCACCCTATGCTTGCTGCTGCATCCCTTTTTCTTATCTTAATGGTATCAAGTTTAATGTCAGCATGGAATCAAGATCACCAATTCTCTGTATCAAAGCAGCCCAATATACTAGTGGAAAATAACACAGCTATTGTGCCTGAGGGAGAAACAGTAAAAGGTGATATTATCGTTCGAAATGGTGATATTAAAATAGAAGGACAAGTTGAAGGCAATGTAACAGTAATCAATGGAAAGAAGTATATGGCTTCTGCCAGTCAAGTTACTGGAGAAATAAAAGAAGTGAACGAAGTGTTTGAATGGCTGTGGTATCATATAAAGAAAACTGTAACTGATTTTACAGAGTTATTTAGTAATGACGACATGAAAGATAAAAACAGCCTCCCTGCAATTTAATTATAAATTGCAGGGTTCTTTGTATTTCTAAAGCGATAGGACTTTTATATTACTAGTATCGTAAGTTCATTTCTCTTTCGGGTAAAAATAGGGCTAAATACAATGATGGGACATATACTAATGATATGGACAATCTAGATACTTAGTTATGGTATGAGTAAAATGTTTGTGGGAGATGTTGTACCCTGTTTCTCAATGGATGGGGCGTAGATCCATCCATTGAGAAACAGGTCACCAAACGGAAGTGCGGTAGATGGAAAATAAAATCAAATGAAAAAAGGACTCTCTTCTTGTATAGTAAAGTCTGCGAAAACCACAAATACAAGGAAGAGGAGTCCTATGAAAAAAGATACCATACAATTACCCACATTAAAAGAACTGGAAAAAGATTTATTTGTTATGCTTCAAAAGACATTTGGTGAAGTTCTCACGAAGCAACTCGAAGAAATGGATCAACAGATTGCAGAAAATAGAGATAAAAAGAGATTTTACCTTCAGGATAAGCGAGCCGTAGAGATGGATACTTCATTCGGTTCTATTATCATCAATCGGAATTACTATAGGGACAGGGAAAAGGGTGGATACGTTTATCTCCTTGATCACTATTTAGAGTTTGAGGGGTCAAAAGGTTTCAGTCCCCTAGTTGAAACGATGGCAATGGAAATGGCAGTTCAAGGTACATCCTATCGTCATGCTTCCTCCATGATTGAGAAACTTCTAGGTTACAAAGTAATCAGCCATGAGACTATTCGTCAACACCTTCTACAAACAGAAGTTACTTTCGTCAAGCCGACCGACCAATTGAGGAAAGTGCTCTTTGTAGAAGTAGACGGACTATATGTGAAAAGGCAACGTGGAAAACGACGTGGGCGGGAAGAAAAGATTGCTTCCGTACATGAGGGCTGGATAGTCAACGGGAAACGAACATCCTTAATCGCAAAACGTCACTATGTCCACAAAGGTAAAGAAGCGTTCTGGGAAGGATTTGAGCAGTTCTTAATAGATAATTACAACTACAATCCGAGTGAACATCACCTCGTAATTAATGGGGATGGAGCCCAGTGGATTACGGCTTGTCAGGATCACTATAAGAATGCATTCTTTGTCATCGACCGATTCCATGTAGCTCGTGAGGTTAAAACGCTTTTCAAAGGCCATAAGAGATATAGAGTCATTCGTAAGAAACTGGCTCAATATGATGCGAAAGGATTCCTAGTGGAACTTAATAGTGCAGTTGGTACTCTTGAAAACGAAAAGAAAGAAGAACGGTTAGAAGAGTTCATACAACAGCTGTCAAAATATCCTCAGGCCCTTGGAGATTATCGCGAATGGTTGAAGGAAAAAGACATAGACACAAGCCACTATCGTCCAATGGGAAGTGCGGAAGGAACGATGAGTGTATTCGCTAAACGGCTTAAAAACGGCCGCAGCTGGTGCGATAAAGGAATACAAGCATTTATTGACTTTATGGTTGGTATGAAGGATGAATTAGAAATCAAGACGATTTTAGGACGAATTAACCCTAACGATCAAACCGCTTCTGTTTCTCAGCCAAAATATTATGTGGAAAAGTTAAAGAGTTCAGTCGGAGAGCTAACAAGAAATAATTTATCATATTTAAATCGGCAAAAAGGAAAGCCGATATACCATGCTTTACAAGCCTTACGAGGTTTTTAAAAAATGAAGGAAATGAACAAAAACAAAACTAAATTGTTTAGATAACGCTTTCATTTAGGTGGGAAATATAACTAAATAAGAGGGGAGTTTTTCTATCCAAAAAAAACTCCCACAAAAACTTGACTCAATCTTAGTTATGCTTTTCTTTGTATTAATTTGAATTGTGTTATAATATGATAATTGTAGGTTTTTTTCATTCCATTATTTATTTAATTATTTAATAGGAAGAACCTTTATAGAAAAAGTCATTTTTAAGTAGGCAGTAGTAACTTTTGAAATATACACTTTGGAGGAAGGAAAATGTCGTTTGCAGATTTCCCTTTTTTAAAATATTTAGCGAATACAGTAGACATTATCCTTGTTTGGTATGTCATATATAAAATTATCACAATAATTCGTGGGACGAAGGCTGTCCAGTTATTGAATGGAATATTTGTTATTTTGATTATTAAAATGTTGAGTGACTATTTCCAACTACAAACATTAGGCTGGATGATGCAGCAGGTAATACAGTGGGGGGCATTAGCACTTATTATTATTTTCCAGGGAGAACTAAGAAGAGCTCTCGAGCAGCTGGGACGAGGAAAATTCTTCTCACGCTCAGTAGTTCAAGAACATGAACTTCAGGAACAGTTAGTGGAATCAATTGTAAAAGCAGTAGACTATATGGCTAAACGACGAATTGGAGCTTTAATTACGATTGAAAGAGAGACAGGGATGAGTGATTACATAGAAACAGGTATCGCTCTCGATTCAAAAATATCTGCAGAGCTATTAATTAACATCTTTATTCCGAATACGCCACTACATGATGGAGCTGTCATTATACAAAAAACAAATATTGCTGCAGCCGCATGTTACCTTCCTCTTTCCGAAAGTCCATTTATTTCAAAAGAGCTGGGAACTAGGCATAGAGCAGCATTAGGTATTAGCGAAGTGACGGATAGCTTAACTGTTGTTGTTTCAGAGGAAACAGGGGCTATCTCTATTACAAAGAATGGTGATTTGCATAGAGAATTGAAACTAGATGCTTTTAGAGAAATGTTATCTAGTGCCCTGATAACACCTTCTACCAAACAAACCACGTCAAGTAAGTGGAGCTGGAAGGGGAAGAAAAATGAATAAACTGTTTAATAATGTAATAGGCAAAAATTGGTTTACCAAAGTACTATCTCTCGCATTCGCCCTTTTACTTTTTTCCTATGCATATGATCCCAACGAAAGTTCAACAGATGTGAACGTTCCTGGTGATTCAGAAACAGCTAATTTAGAGGACATTCCGGTAACAGCTTATTACGATACGGAAAATGTTGTTGTAACAGGTATACCGAAAACAGTTACTGTAACGTTAAGAGGGCCAACCGTTCATATACAGCAGGCTAAACTAAAAAAAGACTTTGAGGTATATGTTAATTTAGCAAATGCTGATTTAGGTAGTAAAACTGTTCCACTAGAAATAAAGGATTTATCCGATAAAATAAAAGCGACGATAGATCCTGAAACGATAAAAGTCACAGTGAAGGAAAAGGTTACAAAGGAATTTACTGTGGAAGCAGAATTTAGTAGTAATGCTATTGAGAAAGGCTATTCTGCTGGAACACCAAAGATTGAACCAAAAACAGTGAAGGTTACAGGAGCAAAAGACGAAATTGAAAAAATCGCCTATGTAAAGGCAAATGTTAATTTGAATGAAAATACAAATGAGGCAGTTAGTCAGCAGGCAAAAGTTTCTGTGTTGGATAGTAGTTTAAATAAATTAAATGTGCAAGTGGAACCAGAGACAGTGGAAGTGAATATTCCTGTTAAAAGAACGAGTAAAACAGTACCGATAAATATAGTCGAACAAGGTACATCACCTGCAAATATAAACATTGATTCGATTACGTTAGATAAAAAGGAAGCAACCATTAGTGGACCAGAAGATGTTTTGAAAGAAGTGGAAAGCACAAGGGTTGAAGTGGATTTAAGTACGATTGAAAAAGATGAGGAATTGACGTTACCAGTTATCATATCTAATGGAGTAACGTCTGTCGATCCAGAGCTCGTTAAGGTAACCGTAAAAGTAACTGTTGCACAAGAGGAACAAGAAGAAGAACAGGAAGAGGATCCACAAGAAAATCAGGATTCGGAGGAAACTGCTGCTACAGAAAAAACAGAAACAAGAATGATTAGTAGTATACCAATTAATATTCAAGGTTTAAATAGTAGTCTGAAGCGAGCATTAAGAATCCAAGAAGTAGTAGTACAAGTCTTCGGATTTCTGGAGAACAAAACAGGGTAAGAGAAATGAGTATCTCTGATTTTAATCTCTATATAGATTTAACGGGAATGGATGATGGAGAGCACGAAGTACCTATTAAAGTAAATGGGCCAGCGGATATAGATTGGGAACTTGCCATTGATACAGCAAGTGTGTCTATTACAAATAAAGAGGCTTAACATAAAACGTGATCTATACTAGTTAGAAGGAGCGATATAGAAATGGGTAAATATTTCGGTACGGACGGAGTACGAGGTGTGGCAAATAGTGAACTAACACCAGAAATAGCGTTTAAGCTAGGAAGATATGGTGGTTTTGTCCTAACAAAAGACCACGATAGACCAAAGGTATTAATCGGAAGAGATACTCGTATTTCCGGCCATATGCTGGAAGGAGCGCTTGTAGCAGGATTACTTTCCATTGGTGCAGAAGTAATGCGCTTAGGTGTTATTTCTACACCTGGTGTTTCCTATTTGACAAAGGCACTAGGCGCACAGGCGGGAGTAATG
Proteins encoded:
- a CDS encoding anti-sigma factor family protein, with protein sequence MSCSTKIISYMHQYLDEEIEEESLKELKQHLDQCEECATHFHELKKTIALVQSTSHIHAPMDFTENILDRLPEEPKRVRVKRWLRHHPMLAAASLFLILMVSSLMSAWNQDHQFSVSKQPNILVENNTAIVPEGETVKGDIIVRNGDIKIEGQVEGNVTVINGKKYMASASQVTGEIKEVNEVFEWLWYHIKKTVTDFTELFSNDDMKDKNSLPAI
- a CDS encoding ISLre2 family transposase, whose protein sequence is MKKDTIQLPTLKELEKDLFVMLQKTFGEVLTKQLEEMDQQIAENRDKKRFYLQDKRAVEMDTSFGSIIINRNYYRDREKGGYVYLLDHYLEFEGSKGFSPLVETMAMEMAVQGTSYRHASSMIEKLLGYKVISHETIRQHLLQTEVTFVKPTDQLRKVLFVEVDGLYVKRQRGKRRGREEKIASVHEGWIVNGKRTSLIAKRHYVHKGKEAFWEGFEQFLIDNYNYNPSEHHLVINGDGAQWITACQDHYKNAFFVIDRFHVAREVKTLFKGHKRYRVIRKKLAQYDAKGFLVELNSAVGTLENEKKEERLEEFIQQLSKYPQALGDYREWLKEKDIDTSHYRPMGSAEGTMSVFAKRLKNGRSWCDKGIQAFIDFMVGMKDELEIKTILGRINPNDQTASVSQPKYYVEKLKSSVGELTRNNLSYLNRQKGKPIYHALQALRGF
- the cdaA gene encoding diadenylate cyclase CdaA, whose translation is MSFADFPFLKYLANTVDIILVWYVIYKIITIIRGTKAVQLLNGIFVILIIKMLSDYFQLQTLGWMMQQVIQWGALALIIIFQGELRRALEQLGRGKFFSRSVVQEHELQEQLVESIVKAVDYMAKRRIGALITIERETGMSDYIETGIALDSKISAELLINIFIPNTPLHDGAVIIQKTNIAAAACYLPLSESPFISKELGTRHRAALGISEVTDSLTVVVSEETGAISITKNGDLHRELKLDAFREMLSSALITPSTKQTTSSKWSWKGKKNE
- a CDS encoding CdaR family protein; its protein translation is MNKLFNNVIGKNWFTKVLSLAFALLLFSYAYDPNESSTDVNVPGDSETANLEDIPVTAYYDTENVVVTGIPKTVTVTLRGPTVHIQQAKLKKDFEVYVNLANADLGSKTVPLEIKDLSDKIKATIDPETIKVTVKEKVTKEFTVEAEFSSNAIEKGYSAGTPKIEPKTVKVTGAKDEIEKIAYVKANVNLNENTNEAVSQQAKVSVLDSSLNKLNVQVEPETVEVNIPVKRTSKTVPINIVEQGTSPANINIDSITLDKKEATISGPEDVLKEVESTRVEVDLSTIEKDEELTLPVIISNGVTSVDPELVKVTVKVTVAQEEQEEEQEEDPQENQDSEETAATEKTETRMISSIPINIQGLNSSLKRALRIQEVVVQVFGFLENKTG